The following proteins are encoded in a genomic region of Ornithodoros turicata isolate Travis chromosome 6, ASM3712646v1, whole genome shotgun sequence:
- the LOC135398878 gene encoding uncharacterized protein LOC135398878 gives MGEASQRACCRRTGRLTLSKGKKVIYDAFAPTFDLNEATKKATLMYLIGEEAHGTLRNAVFPQAPGNMTYEALVAELKKYYAKQRRSVAENRYIFHERKQRTRESVQQFIVELERLAADCEYGTFLDEALRDQLIVGLKGEGIRNKLLRAEGLTWKKACSIATSVEAAESTAITRSVRGNINVGASAQKPKHRTLSAGVRDASMASFGSRSSRLQAACSSLGGQQPGASRAISTTGFSLCPTAPAVTPVFQFRSSASRSGEMPRIPAQNREPQHRPFRFIPHPGGADGLQMAPAFNFIFNAAKPAVFRFHGVSSETTSGLKTHKVLRCKQAGKRRGVDSSFPQRSHGNTGKIRSS, from the exons ATGGGTGAGGCGTCGCAACGTGCCTGTTGTCGAAGGACTGGCCGTCTGACCCTCTCGAAGGGAAAGAAAGTCATTTACGACGCATTTGCCCCTACATTTGATCTGAACGAAGCGACCAAGAAAGCCACCTTGATGTATCTAATAGGCGAAGAAGCCCATGGCACCCTCCGCAACGCTGTCTTCCCTCAAGCGCCAGGTAACATGACGTACGAAGCCCTAGTAGCCGAGCTTAAGAAGTACTACGCGAAGCAAAGACGGTCGGTCGCTGAAAATCGTTATATTTTCCACGAACGTAAGCAGAGGACGCGCGAGTCGGTACAACAGTTCATCGTGGAACTCGAGCGCCTCGCAGCAGATTGCGAGTACGGAACATTTTTGGACGAGGCTCTCAGAGACCAGCTCATTGTTGGTCTAAAGGGCGAGGGCATTCGTAACAAACTGTTGAGAGCTGAAGGACTGACTTGGAAGAAAGCCTGTTCCATTGCCACGTCCGTGGAAGCCGCGGAATCGACTGCCATTACTCGTAGCGTCCGTGGGAACATCAACGTGGGTGCATCGGCCCAGAAGCCGAAGCATAGGACTCTTTCGGCTGGAGTAAGAGATG CCTCAATGGCATCGTTTGGATCACGATCATCGCGCTTACAGGCAGCCTGCAGTTCACTCGGTGGTCAGCAACCCGGTGCTTCGAGGGCTATTTCTACTACGGGGTTTTCGCTGTGCCCTACTGCACCCGCGGTGACGCCTGTCTTTCAGTTCCGCAGTTCGGCATCGCGAAGCGGAGAGATGCCTCGGATTCCAGCGCAG AACAGGGAACCGCAACACCGTCCGTTCAGGTTTATTCCGCACCCTGGCGGCGCAGACGGCCTACAGATGGCACCAGCATTCAACTTCATTTTCAACGCAGCCAAACCTGCTGTATTTCGATTTCA tgGTGTTAGCTCCGAAACGACGTCTGGCCTTAAAACCCACAAGGTACTGCGGTGCAAGCAGGCTGGCAAGCGGAGGGGTGTTGACTCCTCATTCCCGCAGCGATCCCATGGAAACACCGGGAAAATACGTTCTTCCTGA